A window of Pirellula sp. SH-Sr6A contains these coding sequences:
- a CDS encoding CoA-binding protein: MNPFEEFMNASTFAVAGASRERSKYGNQVFRALLASGRTVYPLNPSAVEIEGYTAFASLSELPIIPESLSIVTPPHITRQIVEQAIAAGVSNLWMQPGAEDEQASRAAREAGLRVIDDGSCILVLLARERRH, translated from the coding sequence ATGAATCCATTCGAAGAGTTTATGAATGCATCCACCTTCGCAGTGGCTGGCGCATCGCGGGAGCGATCAAAATATGGCAATCAAGTCTTCCGTGCTTTGCTCGCCTCGGGTCGCACGGTTTATCCACTCAATCCGTCGGCCGTGGAGATCGAAGGCTATACGGCATTCGCATCCCTTTCTGAACTACCAATTATCCCAGAGTCTCTGTCGATCGTTACCCCACCGCATATCACTCGCCAGATTGTCGAGCAAGCGATCGCAGCGGGTGTGAGCAATCTATGGATGCAACCGGGAGCAGAAGATGAACAGGCTAGTCGAGCCGCTCGGGAGGCAGGACTCCGTGTCATCGACGACGGAAGTTGCATTCTGGTGTTGTTAGCTCGTGAGAGACGGCATTGA
- a CDS encoding DUF1579 domain-containing protein: MFAKPQAEHQRLEQLVGTWRFRHTCKMPDGTESTESGTMVCRTLHGMWLLAESTGDVSSDTTSWSNLLTVGYDTEKKEYVGTFISSMMSSIWAYRGTMDEPSKQLHLYTEGPKFDGSGIGKYRDTIEWVDDDRWLFLSALEGDDGVWIPFMESEQKRVSS, from the coding sequence ATGTTTGCAAAACCTCAAGCGGAACATCAAAGGCTGGAACAACTCGTGGGGACTTGGCGTTTCCGGCATACCTGCAAAATGCCGGACGGAACGGAGTCGACGGAATCGGGCACGATGGTTTGTCGGACTCTGCATGGCATGTGGCTTCTTGCAGAGTCAACCGGTGACGTGTCGTCTGACACGACGTCTTGGTCGAATCTGCTAACGGTTGGCTACGATACAGAGAAAAAGGAGTACGTAGGTACTTTCATTAGTTCCATGATGTCGAGCATTTGGGCGTATCGCGGCACGATGGATGAACCCAGCAAACAGCTTCATCTGTATACCGAAGGCCCGAAGTTCGACGGATCGGGGATCGGCAAATACAGGGATACGATTGAATGGGTCGATGATGACCGATGGCTTTTTCTCAGCGCCCTGGAGGGTGACGACGGCGTATGGATTCCGTTTATGGAGTCGGAGCAAAAGCGAGTGAGCTCCTAA
- a CDS encoding nuclear transport factor 2 family protein, whose amino-acid sequence MLLVVVWLFGVLSWCGIGKAADHPALQPVKELFAAMSQHDGAAMMQTATDDFQLLEHGEVWTMQKLIDAVQPKGKPYERKNFFSQIHARQQGDVAWVSYWNKAEIQRDGAMRIVVWLESAVLVQKNDRWKIQLMHSTRLDGDKYPKDIEWVPYVKTP is encoded by the coding sequence ATGTTGCTTGTCGTTGTATGGCTCTTCGGTGTTTTGTCTTGGTGCGGAATCGGTAAGGCAGCGGATCATCCCGCGCTTCAACCGGTGAAGGAACTATTCGCCGCCATGTCCCAGCATGATGGAGCGGCCATGATGCAAACTGCAACCGACGACTTTCAATTGCTCGAACATGGTGAAGTTTGGACCATGCAGAAACTGATCGATGCGGTGCAACCCAAAGGGAAGCCCTATGAGAGGAAAAATTTCTTCAGCCAGATCCACGCTAGGCAGCAGGGCGATGTCGCTTGGGTTAGCTACTGGAATAAAGCGGAAATTCAACGCGATGGAGCGATGCGGATCGTCGTCTGGCTCGAAAGCGCCGTACTGGTCCAAAAAAACGATCGCTGGAAAATTCAACTCATGCACTCCACCCGGTTGGACGGTGACAAATACCCAAAAGACATCGAGTGGGTCCCTTATGTGAAGACTCCCTAG
- a CDS encoding alkaline phosphatase D family protein encodes MVRLHDTCPRCWTISSHLLTWTAWLGCIVLFVPSASGQSDLEKNEFPWAPYLTSRVEEIEAQTEQDLSKITRENWSDLQQKWRAELQEMLGLKPWPEKTPLAAQVTATLEGDGYRVENIHFQPSPKLFVGANLYLPTGERPNAGWPVVLYVCGHARVDEFGRLAGNKTSYQHHGIWFARHGMACLIVDTIQLGEFQGEHHGTYKLGRWDWISKGYTPAGVEAWTCMRAIDYLESRIEMDSERIGVTGRSGGGAYSWYAAALDPRIRAVVPVAGITDLRNHVLDGCVEGHCDCMYMVNTFRWDYGKLAALIAPRPLLLTNTDSDSIFPLDGVIRIHRQLESLYRQVGKPQDYGLLIGPGPHKDSQELQVGAFKWLHLHLTGKEILVDRAATKELAPHQLVAFPQELPLDEKVTGAAQWFASKDTSPRPENWESEGKAWIKRIETIEPFESRKGAFENAQMLQSGTGDKWKWTRYSTSQESGWPAEWLRVEPNASVGEDTTSTEKNHLLHLGISAPRENGFDAAGSEWIRAILTSGTISQELESAPTATHWILLPRGSDLESRFPGVKTRTQFHRRLYLVGDSLEQLQFRDACGFWDWARPDVTRELNRDTLASWKIIGHGRAGILATLLTWRAIWNEATNATAPEVVVRNVNDDWRLQSVFPGFAAKWQYSQIVEWLGDRTTVTKLTGSEEEGPVELVDPSNEPQQSTGMKIVEVGSHRATVWSRSTRWPLPNLGDLPQVEFSQTTPSGQRQQGAILPADSIAGLRFGVPGVPAEMRVRWKPLGRGTWLASPWQQADESTDYSLLTSLSDLDANTLYEVRTEARVSAKGPVSVHSGQFKTLPLPDERAPLRLAVGTCQEFDDRDGPFGFEAYRTMRKRKTDCFFMAGDVVYYDKLARSVPLAFYHWQRTYGLPSVVDFHRNIPAYFLKDDHDTYVDDSWPGKRAKWTDDFTFEDGQRIFRTQTGLPDTPYRTFRMGRDLQIWMLEGRDFRTPNVAPDSDEKSILGVEQKRWLMETLAESHAKYRVVISPTPIVGPDRESKKDNHSNSVFATEGKAIRAALSKIPGCLVICGDRHWQYHSIDPETGLQEFSVGPISNRHAGGWKKEDFRPDFHQFLRVAGGYLELELTYAADTPSLHIRHLDPFGATVHDVAR; translated from the coding sequence ATGGTACGACTGCACGACACATGCCCTCGCTGCTGGACTATTTCCTCGCATCTCTTGACTTGGACCGCCTGGCTTGGGTGCATCGTCTTGTTCGTGCCGTCGGCATCCGGGCAATCGGACTTGGAGAAGAACGAATTCCCTTGGGCCCCCTACCTCACTAGTCGTGTCGAGGAGATCGAAGCCCAAACGGAGCAAGACCTGAGCAAGATCACGCGTGAGAATTGGAGCGACCTGCAGCAGAAATGGCGAGCTGAATTGCAGGAAATGCTGGGCCTCAAGCCTTGGCCGGAGAAGACCCCGCTTGCAGCCCAAGTCACCGCAACTCTCGAAGGAGACGGATATCGCGTCGAAAACATTCATTTCCAACCCAGCCCCAAACTGTTCGTGGGTGCCAATTTGTATTTGCCGACGGGTGAACGTCCAAACGCGGGTTGGCCGGTCGTGCTTTATGTATGCGGACACGCGCGAGTCGATGAGTTCGGACGGTTGGCCGGGAACAAAACGAGCTACCAACATCATGGTATTTGGTTCGCTCGCCACGGCATGGCATGCTTGATCGTCGACACCATACAGCTCGGGGAGTTTCAAGGAGAACACCACGGGACGTATAAACTGGGACGCTGGGACTGGATCAGCAAAGGATATACGCCCGCTGGAGTGGAGGCGTGGACCTGTATGCGAGCGATCGATTACTTGGAGTCTCGAATCGAAATGGACTCCGAACGGATCGGTGTTACAGGTCGAAGCGGAGGAGGTGCTTACAGTTGGTACGCCGCAGCCTTGGATCCACGCATCCGCGCGGTTGTTCCCGTCGCGGGTATCACCGATCTTCGAAACCATGTCCTCGATGGCTGCGTCGAAGGTCATTGCGACTGTATGTACATGGTCAATACATTCCGCTGGGACTACGGCAAACTCGCAGCTTTGATCGCCCCACGCCCGCTTCTTTTGACCAACACAGACTCCGACTCTATCTTCCCTCTCGATGGTGTAATTCGAATCCATCGTCAACTCGAATCCTTGTATCGCCAAGTGGGTAAGCCTCAAGATTATGGGCTACTCATCGGGCCAGGTCCTCACAAGGATTCGCAGGAACTGCAAGTAGGCGCTTTCAAGTGGCTCCATTTGCACCTAACGGGGAAGGAGATCCTCGTCGATCGTGCTGCCACCAAAGAACTCGCCCCGCATCAACTAGTAGCGTTCCCCCAAGAACTCCCTCTCGACGAAAAAGTGACCGGAGCAGCGCAGTGGTTTGCATCGAAAGACACCTCCCCCCGACCTGAAAATTGGGAAAGCGAAGGAAAGGCCTGGATCAAGCGGATCGAAACGATTGAACCGTTCGAATCGCGCAAAGGGGCTTTCGAAAATGCCCAAATGCTACAGAGTGGCACCGGAGACAAATGGAAATGGACTCGCTATAGCACCTCCCAGGAATCGGGCTGGCCAGCCGAATGGCTGCGTGTCGAACCCAACGCGAGCGTCGGGGAAGATACCACCTCGACGGAGAAAAACCACTTGTTGCACCTGGGTATTTCTGCGCCGCGAGAGAATGGTTTCGATGCGGCTGGGAGCGAATGGATCCGGGCTATCTTGACCAGTGGAACGATCTCACAGGAATTGGAGTCCGCTCCGACGGCAACCCATTGGATCTTGCTTCCACGAGGCTCGGACCTGGAATCGCGATTCCCTGGCGTGAAAACGCGCACGCAGTTCCATCGACGTCTTTATTTGGTAGGAGACTCCTTGGAACAGCTTCAATTCCGCGACGCTTGCGGATTTTGGGATTGGGCTCGACCAGACGTAACACGGGAATTGAATCGAGACACATTGGCGAGTTGGAAGATCATTGGACATGGTCGTGCGGGTATCTTGGCGACGCTTTTGACCTGGCGAGCTATTTGGAACGAGGCCACCAACGCGACAGCTCCCGAAGTAGTCGTCCGAAACGTCAACGACGATTGGCGATTGCAAAGCGTCTTCCCCGGTTTCGCGGCCAAGTGGCAGTACAGTCAAATCGTCGAGTGGCTGGGCGATCGAACTACCGTGACCAAATTGACGGGTAGCGAAGAGGAAGGCCCCGTTGAACTGGTCGACCCCTCGAACGAACCCCAGCAATCAACTGGGATGAAGATTGTCGAAGTGGGGTCGCACCGCGCGACGGTCTGGAGCCGGTCGACGCGATGGCCCTTGCCGAACCTCGGAGACTTACCGCAAGTCGAATTCTCCCAAACCACTCCCTCGGGACAGCGTCAGCAAGGAGCCATATTGCCTGCCGACTCCATTGCAGGGTTGCGATTCGGTGTGCCTGGCGTGCCCGCCGAAATGAGAGTCCGTTGGAAGCCATTGGGTCGAGGGACTTGGCTCGCATCTCCTTGGCAGCAAGCCGACGAGTCAACCGACTATTCCCTTCTAACCTCCCTATCCGATTTGGACGCCAATACCTTGTATGAGGTCCGAACCGAAGCGCGCGTTTCCGCGAAAGGCCCGGTCTCGGTGCACAGCGGCCAATTCAAAACATTGCCCCTCCCCGATGAGAGAGCGCCCCTTCGTTTGGCCGTGGGAACGTGCCAAGAGTTCGACGATCGTGATGGTCCCTTCGGATTCGAGGCGTATCGAACCATGCGGAAGCGCAAAACCGATTGCTTCTTCATGGCGGGAGACGTCGTGTATTACGACAAGCTAGCCAGGTCAGTCCCTTTGGCCTTCTATCATTGGCAGAGAACCTACGGGCTGCCCAGCGTCGTCGATTTCCACCGAAACATTCCGGCGTATTTTCTCAAAGACGATCATGACACCTACGTCGACGATAGTTGGCCGGGAAAACGAGCCAAGTGGACCGATGACTTCACATTCGAAGACGGGCAACGCATCTTTCGCACCCAAACCGGCCTGCCCGACACTCCTTACCGAACATTTCGAATGGGACGCGATCTGCAGATTTGGATGCTGGAAGGTCGCGACTTTCGCACCCCCAATGTGGCGCCGGATAGCGATGAAAAATCGATTCTTGGTGTCGAACAAAAACGATGGTTGATGGAGACACTAGCAGAGTCGCACGCGAAGTACCGCGTCGTCATCTCCCCGACTCCCATCGTGGGGCCTGATCGGGAATCCAAGAAAGACAACCATTCCAATTCCGTATTTGCAACGGAAGGGAAAGCGATTCGGGCGGCGTTGTCCAAGATTCCCGGCTGCTTGGTCATCTGTGGTGATCGGCACTGGCAATACCACAGCATCGATCCAGAAACGGGATTGCAGGAGTTCTCCGTCGGGCCGATAAGCAACCGTCATGCGGGAGGATGGAAGAAAGAGGATTTCCGGCCCGATTTCCATCAATTCCTTCGAGTGGCAGGAGGCTACCTCGAGCTTGAATTGACCTACGCCGCCGATACTCCGTCTCTACACATCCGGCACCTCGACCCCTTCGGCGCCACCGTCCATGACGTAGCGCGCTAG
- a CDS encoding protein kinase domain-containing protein, whose amino-acid sequence MSSHPSDQTPVTPEGAKEVRNLLDETSGFDSLPKHDETSAFSSQTKQTDTPERAGKKQPRHLAGYKLGEMLGQGGMGRVFRADDSTGRSVALKLLSPDLARSPEALARFKQEGLIASQINHPHCVFVHRVDEDSGIPFIAMELMTGQTLKDLILKRGPLPYGEAVRLILQCVDGLVEAHALGMIHRDIKPANCYLDDDGNVKIGDFGLARSLVSDSELTQTGAFLGTPLFASPEQLLGQTIDARSDIYSLSATLYYLLAGKAPFESPHAAQVIARIASSDPPSFRSAGIEVPPQLEQIVMKGLSRDASKRYASLAALRTDLQAIIEPIPEPTTLSRRSVAWLLDYFILTSIVAVLMFSFADPRELQEKSVLTNVLGMVVVFAYYVFCEAIFSATLGKAALRVSVVDAKAGGRPRFSRILARAAFTIFASSFLFIIAKIVFPGMHPAVEGLLVGATFLLNLVILCSTWTYTGRRQLSNDWISGTECRTRTGLRATNRSVIALPAWKLPMRDLGTSEGLPSQLGRFEITGEIDCLPSTGKVRWFTALDKQLDRSIWIATLTDPGSSFDERQIHKPKSFRLRFIEEGSSPTCRWFAFVAPEGIPILECTQRGTQFPWPITRSLLGEIAELFDTSSNSNRTSASTRDVQSEALKSIDARQLWVDPAGRLSQVDVCVSPENDANIILLVSKLGLPPRHRLRKKAGFPVGAGSLLPIESLPPLSGMRLLEQIGSRAHAPSSAELRNMLDKVDKQSHELTPSSRFVSATASLGLLSPMKFLAIIMLVIPSVILIADGLYKEIRRLKSLAVYVEQARQFPDFWKFATEEQKSYWSDPKNQIEIQEALAVQTNRMAVALDRVGSLERMILTSIPNLNLEAPPIYGSKRVEGQPTEQEGSRENDAEERKTEDPTTITAGPMNVVEVTFGQELMDSELVQNILGSVERSKQLPKAKESIPDFLIVGVGIAICFLWTTFTFGGITKHFTGICYLQRDGRALGIVRSLWRAMLLYAPVLLLVYAISYCNQMGYDYLGWGTLWKRIFIAIPLVYLVTTLVWYRRTPLDVLSGTVAVPR is encoded by the coding sequence ATGTCCAGCCATCCATCTGACCAGACGCCGGTTACGCCAGAAGGGGCCAAGGAAGTTCGCAACTTGCTGGACGAGACGAGTGGATTCGATTCCTTGCCCAAGCACGACGAGACCAGCGCGTTTAGTTCCCAAACGAAACAAACGGACACTCCGGAACGCGCGGGGAAAAAGCAGCCTCGTCATCTCGCTGGGTATAAGTTGGGTGAGATGCTCGGGCAGGGAGGCATGGGACGCGTGTTCCGCGCGGACGACTCGACAGGGCGCTCGGTCGCACTCAAGTTGTTGTCGCCTGATTTGGCACGATCCCCCGAGGCGTTGGCAAGATTCAAGCAGGAAGGGTTGATCGCCAGCCAAATCAACCATCCGCATTGTGTGTTTGTCCATCGAGTCGACGAGGACTCTGGCATCCCCTTCATTGCGATGGAGTTGATGACCGGCCAAACGCTTAAGGATCTGATTCTCAAGAGGGGGCCTTTACCTTATGGGGAAGCGGTTCGTTTGATCTTGCAGTGCGTCGATGGGCTTGTCGAGGCACACGCGTTGGGAATGATCCACCGAGATATTAAGCCAGCCAACTGCTATCTCGATGACGATGGAAATGTGAAGATCGGTGACTTCGGATTAGCGCGATCCCTGGTTTCGGACTCCGAACTAACCCAAACCGGTGCGTTTTTGGGAACACCACTCTTTGCTTCCCCTGAACAGCTTCTAGGCCAAACCATCGATGCCCGGAGCGACATCTATTCGCTTAGCGCAACATTGTATTATTTGTTGGCAGGGAAAGCCCCTTTCGAATCTCCGCACGCCGCGCAGGTCATCGCGAGGATCGCTTCCTCGGATCCTCCCAGCTTTCGATCGGCGGGTATCGAGGTTCCTCCCCAACTCGAGCAGATTGTGATGAAGGGGCTTTCGCGAGACGCCTCCAAACGATACGCAAGCCTTGCAGCGTTGCGCACCGATTTGCAAGCGATCATCGAACCAATTCCAGAGCCAACGACTTTATCGCGTCGGTCGGTGGCATGGTTGCTGGATTATTTCATCCTGACATCCATCGTTGCGGTTTTGATGTTTTCGTTCGCCGACCCAAGGGAACTGCAGGAGAAGTCGGTCTTGACGAACGTGTTAGGGATGGTCGTCGTCTTTGCCTATTACGTTTTTTGTGAAGCCATCTTTTCCGCGACGTTGGGCAAGGCAGCGCTGCGCGTGAGCGTGGTAGATGCTAAGGCGGGGGGCAGACCTCGTTTTTCGAGAATCCTTGCTCGAGCCGCCTTTACCATCTTCGCATCCAGTTTCCTTTTCATAATCGCGAAGATTGTTTTTCCTGGAATGCATCCCGCGGTAGAAGGATTGTTGGTTGGAGCAACGTTTCTGCTCAATTTGGTTATCCTCTGTTCGACGTGGACCTACACGGGGCGTCGACAGCTTTCAAACGATTGGATCAGCGGTACCGAGTGCCGCACGCGAACGGGATTGCGCGCGACCAATCGTTCCGTGATTGCGTTGCCTGCGTGGAAGTTGCCGATGCGAGACCTTGGGACATCGGAGGGACTCCCATCCCAGCTTGGTCGGTTTGAAATAACAGGTGAGATTGATTGTCTGCCATCGACGGGCAAGGTCCGATGGTTTACGGCGCTGGATAAGCAATTAGATAGATCGATTTGGATTGCTACCTTGACCGATCCAGGATCGTCATTCGATGAACGTCAGATTCACAAGCCTAAATCCTTTCGGTTGCGATTCATCGAAGAGGGTTCATCGCCGACATGCCGTTGGTTTGCGTTTGTGGCTCCAGAGGGTATCCCCATCTTGGAATGCACCCAAAGAGGGACTCAGTTTCCATGGCCTATCACGCGTTCCCTTTTGGGAGAAATCGCGGAGCTGTTCGATACCTCCAGCAATTCGAACCGAACCTCGGCGTCGACGCGAGATGTACAATCCGAGGCTCTCAAAAGCATCGACGCAAGACAGTTGTGGGTGGATCCCGCGGGACGACTGAGTCAAGTCGACGTTTGCGTCTCCCCTGAAAACGATGCGAATATCATTCTTCTCGTTTCCAAATTGGGACTACCACCGCGTCATCGGCTTCGGAAGAAGGCGGGATTCCCAGTTGGGGCTGGTTCCTTATTACCGATCGAATCCCTTCCTCCGTTGAGCGGGATGCGACTCTTGGAGCAAATTGGCTCCAGGGCACATGCGCCCTCGTCTGCTGAGTTGCGGAACATGTTAGACAAAGTCGACAAGCAATCGCATGAGCTGACCCCGAGTTCGAGATTTGTCTCGGCGACCGCATCCTTGGGATTGCTGTCACCCATGAAGTTTCTCGCAATCATTATGCTTGTTATTCCCTCTGTTATCCTGATAGCAGACGGACTGTACAAAGAGATTCGTCGATTGAAATCATTAGCGGTTTATGTCGAGCAAGCTCGACAATTTCCAGACTTCTGGAAATTCGCAACCGAGGAGCAGAAGTCTTATTGGAGCGACCCCAAGAATCAAATAGAGATTCAAGAAGCGTTAGCGGTTCAAACGAATCGGATGGCCGTTGCATTGGATCGCGTTGGTTCTCTGGAAAGGATGATCTTGACGAGCATCCCCAATTTGAACCTCGAAGCTCCGCCAATTTATGGTTCGAAACGGGTTGAGGGACAACCCACGGAGCAGGAGGGGAGCAGGGAGAATGATGCCGAAGAACGCAAAACAGAGGATCCTACCACAATCACTGCGGGGCCAATGAATGTGGTTGAAGTGACATTCGGGCAGGAGCTGATGGATTCGGAGTTGGTTCAAAACATTTTGGGCAGTGTGGAGAGAAGCAAGCAGTTGCCGAAAGCGAAAGAATCGATACCTGATTTCTTGATCGTTGGCGTGGGGATTGCAATTTGTTTCCTGTGGACCACGTTCACTTTTGGCGGGATCACGAAACACTTCACTGGCATCTGTTATTTGCAACGCGATGGCCGTGCCTTGGGAATTGTTCGGAGTTTATGGCGCGCGATGCTACTCTATGCTCCGGTACTTCTGTTGGTGTATGCCATTTCGTACTGCAATCAAATGGGATACGACTACTTGGGATGGGGAACGTTATGGAAAAGAATCTTCATCGCCATCCCGCTGGTCTATTTGGTAACGACCCTTGTCTGGTATCGACGAACCCCGCTGGATGTTCTGTCCGGCACGGTGGCTGTTCCGCGTTAA
- a CDS encoding 3-methyl-2-oxobutanoate hydroxymethyltransferase, which produces MKPNELAPSNPLPPRDAHKRGLHRTMTLGGAYALRNYTVKHLQDLKGKTVLTETMPFTTSEAVAAEEAGIDLMKVKFDPANPASALAIRHAAPHTFMTFCIGLTKIATTAEAIRAGYDAMEIGADGIMCQWGPEFIRAVANAGIPVEAHAGLVPRLSTWTGGLKAVGKTIDEAQWIFRQIQAFEEVGAWAVEVEVIPADLLAQISRHTRLVTSSIGAGSGGDIQFMFAEDILGNHAPPFPRHTKQYRNLYDMEQALQRERVGGFRDFIADVQNGRFPGPEHIVKTPDGLIDQFLASVDSNRTP; this is translated from the coding sequence ATGAAACCAAACGAACTTGCTCCGTCCAATCCCCTGCCCCCGAGAGATGCCCACAAACGAGGATTGCATCGAACCATGACTCTCGGCGGGGCCTATGCCCTGCGGAATTACACCGTCAAACACTTGCAAGATTTAAAGGGCAAAACCGTTCTCACCGAGACCATGCCTTTTACAACGAGCGAAGCCGTGGCTGCCGAAGAAGCTGGCATCGATTTGATGAAGGTCAAATTCGACCCGGCGAACCCGGCCAGCGCCCTAGCAATCCGCCATGCAGCGCCCCACACCTTCATGACTTTCTGTATCGGCTTGACCAAGATCGCGACGACGGCCGAAGCGATTCGCGCGGGTTACGATGCGATGGAAATCGGGGCCGATGGAATCATGTGTCAGTGGGGACCTGAGTTCATTCGAGCGGTCGCCAATGCTGGTATCCCCGTCGAAGCCCACGCGGGCCTCGTCCCTCGCTTGAGCACATGGACCGGTGGCCTCAAGGCGGTTGGAAAAACGATCGACGAAGCTCAATGGATATTCCGCCAGATTCAGGCGTTTGAAGAAGTGGGCGCCTGGGCAGTCGAGGTGGAAGTCATCCCGGCCGATCTGCTGGCCCAAATCTCTCGCCACACCCGTTTGGTAACTTCCTCCATTGGTGCAGGAAGTGGCGGAGACATCCAATTCATGTTCGCCGAAGATATCTTGGGCAATCACGCGCCTCCTTTTCCACGTCATACCAAACAGTACCGAAACCTATACGACATGGAACAAGCCCTACAAAGAGAACGCGTCGGTGGGTTTCGAGATTTCATCGCGGATGTCCAAAACGGACGATTCCCCGGCCCCGAACATATCGTCAAGACACCCGATGGGTTAATCGATCAGTTCCTCGCATCCGTGGACAGCAACCGAACCCCATAA
- a CDS encoding carbon storage regulator, producing MLVLSRKVGERLVIDGNITVEIVKIQGNRISLGIVAPSNVKVLRGELERTPTIEQVVELVVEDGLLVAC from the coding sequence ATGCTAGTTCTGAGTCGAAAAGTAGGTGAACGATTGGTAATCGATGGCAATATCACCGTCGAAATCGTCAAAATTCAAGGGAACCGAATCTCGCTCGGTATTGTCGCTCCATCCAACGTCAAAGTCCTTCGGGGTGAACTAGAGCGTACTCCAACCATTGAACAGGTCGTCGAACTCGTCGTAGAAGACGGCTTGCTGGTAGCTTGCTAA
- a CDS encoding CatB-related O-acetyltransferase has translation MNGPSPNNPYPMPGFPQVGFLKPLVRNPMIEVGDYSYYDDPEGPEHFESKCVLYHFPFLGDKLIIGKFCALARQVRFIMNGANHKISGFSSFPFFIFGNGWESTTPSPGDMPYKGDTVVGNDVWLGYDALIMPGVKIGDGSIVASRSVVVSDVPPYSIVGGNPARVIRPRFTSEIVSELLGIEWWHWPIDKITRNLPAIVGADIHSLRIAR, from the coding sequence ATGAACGGACCATCACCAAACAATCCGTATCCCATGCCTGGGTTTCCACAAGTCGGCTTTCTCAAGCCTTTGGTTCGGAACCCGATGATCGAAGTCGGTGACTACAGTTACTACGACGATCCGGAAGGTCCAGAACACTTTGAATCCAAATGTGTCCTGTACCACTTTCCATTCCTGGGAGACAAACTCATTATTGGAAAGTTCTGCGCGCTGGCTCGCCAAGTCCGGTTCATTATGAATGGGGCCAATCACAAAATCAGCGGCTTTTCATCCTTTCCGTTTTTCATATTTGGGAACGGATGGGAGTCGACAACGCCCTCGCCAGGCGACATGCCCTACAAGGGCGATACGGTGGTCGGAAACGATGTTTGGTTAGGCTACGATGCATTGATCATGCCTGGCGTCAAGATCGGTGATGGTTCCATCGTGGCTTCGAGATCCGTTGTGGTGAGCGACGTCCCCCCTTACTCAATCGTGGGGGGAAATCCTGCAAGAGTCATCCGTCCAAGATTTACCAGCGAGATCGTCTCCGAGCTGCTAGGGATCGAGTGGTGGCACTGGCCGATCGACAAAATCACCCGTAATCTACCCGCCATCGTGGGCGCCGACATCCATTCGCTTAGAATCGCTCGATAA
- a CDS encoding RHS repeat domain-containing protein, translating into MHARSARRAVEDDIPDSKRCNRNCDPLQSMSMHTQNATVERDHELRSPHSRTGEPAAAFGCTEATIASWQYFHVHSINASSGPSPAEATTATWHHQGNQQYSVTAITTSTGAVAERYAYSAYGEPTILDASGTVLSSSLINNRYTFTGREWDATVGLYHFRARWMSPKTGRFLGRDPIGYEGSEWGLYEFLESSSVSQLDSLGTSCESARDAALELCNARNIICNRNCVASAPPWFVRPKGSWAHRNWCEGLCQGSYMSCYSLVEASYAACVAERNKGIICGTCLIGIGGVICCLDTPLPGPADCLGAPIAACGAALCTVDEDSNGR; encoded by the coding sequence ATGCACGCTCGCTCCGCGCGACGCGCCGTCGAGGATGACATCCCCGATTCGAAACGCTGCAATCGAAATTGTGATCCGTTACAATCAATGTCTATGCACACCCAAAACGCCACCGTGGAACGTGATCATGAGCTCCGCTCCCCGCACTCTCGCACGGGAGAGCCAGCCGCAGCCTTCGGTTGCACCGAAGCGACTATCGCTTCTTGGCAGTACTTCCATGTGCATTCTATCAACGCCAGCTCTGGTCCGTCCCCTGCCGAAGCCACCACTGCCACTTGGCATCACCAAGGAAACCAGCAGTATTCTGTCACCGCAATCACGACATCTACGGGAGCAGTTGCTGAAAGGTACGCCTACAGTGCGTATGGAGAGCCAACGATCCTAGATGCGAGTGGTACCGTACTGTCGAGTTCATTGATCAACAATCGCTACACCTTCACGGGCCGCGAGTGGGACGCGACCGTTGGCTTGTATCACTTTCGAGCAAGATGGATGAGTCCGAAGACGGGGAGGTTTTTGGGGAGAGATCCGATCGGGTACGAGGGAAGTGAGTGGGGGCTGTATGAGTTTCTCGAGAGTTCGTCAGTCTCACAACTTGATTCACTCGGAACAAGCTGCGAAAGCGCACGTGATGCAGCGCTTGAGTTGTGCAACGCTCGAAACATAATATGCAACCGCAACTGCGTCGCCTCAGCTCCCCCGTGGTTCGTCCGTCCAAAAGGAAGTTGGGCACACCGTAACTGGTGTGAGGGCTTATGCCAGGGCTCTTATATGTCTTGCTATTCACTCGTGGAGGCGAGCTACGCAGCTTGCGTGGCGGAGAGGAATAAGGGCATAATTTGCGGAACTTGTCTCATCGGCATTGGAGGGGTAATATGCTGCCTCGATACTCCGCTCCCAGGTCCCGCCGATTGCTTGGGAGCTCCGATTGCGGCATGTGGTGCCGCCTTGTGTACAGTAGATGAGGATTCAAATGGAAGATAG